In the Candidatus Delongbacteria bacterium genome, CCTGGATCTTGGCCTGCTCGAGCTGCGGCAGCATGAACAGCAGTTTCTGGTTGCCGATTTCCAGCTCGCGCTTCAGCCGCAGGTACTCGAGTGTGGCACGGGGCAGATCCTGGATAGCGATGAAGAGGTCATCGTCGCCCTTGGTATACGCCTTGTCCAGGCGTGTCTGCAGGATCTGGACTTCCTGTTCCAGCTCCTTGACCACCGGATGGCCCGAGCTGTAGTTGTGGCGGGCAAGGCTCAGTTCCAGGCCCTTGAGCTCCAGACGGGATTTCAGTTCTCCATACCCTTTGAGCAGCTCCTCGGCCTGGCGTTCGGGCTCCAGCAGACGTTCCTGCTTCTGGAAGGCCAGCATCAGATTCTCGAGGCTGTCCAGACCCGCGTAGATCTTGTCCACCTCGCCCTGCACGAAACGCCGGTTCTCGGCGGCCTTGCGTGAGGAGTATTGCCGGTTGAGCGCTTCCAGTTCGGCCACCATGTACTCGGCCATCTCCAGGGCCTGCTGGGCGTTCTTGTCCTTCACCAGCAGGGTGATCATGCCCGAGTTGACATCGAATTCCGCGGAGAGATTCTCGGACATCATTTCGTAGACGTCCTCGATCTTGGTGTCCTCGTCCAGTTCGTAATGAGTGCGCAACTCGAACTTGTCCAGCACCTTCTGATACATCACGCGGCTGTTGAGAATGGCCAGGTAATACTCGCCGCTGCCCGACTCTCCGGTGAACGCGCTCAGCATGCCGGCCATGGGGATGTCGCCCAGCAGGCCCGCCAGACCCGAGGCACCGCCCGTGGGTGGCACGATCAGTGCGCGGGCTTCCCAGGTCTTGTCCATCACCAGACTGTAGATCGCGGTCAGGGTGACACTCACCAGGACCATGCCCAGCACGAGTCTCTTGCGGCGGAAAAGCAGCAGCAGAAACTGCAGGAACAGGTTGCCTTCGTTGGCCATTGCGATATCCCGAATTGAGGGCGACAGACAGGTCTTCGTGCGCGGCCGGTGCGGGGTTGCCAAGGCACCCGGCGGAGGTGCTCCTCCCGGTCCGATGGCGGTCGTTCCCGGGTCCGCAGCCCGCGGAGCAGCCGGCACGAAGGTCAGGGGTTCCACCAGACGTCAAGGCAGGAAACGGAGGCAGGAAGGCGAGACCGAGAATGCGCCCGCTGCCGGAAAGGCCCCAAAGTAAGAAGAAGCCAGCAACTGACACAGGTTGCCCGGAATGGCAGAATGGAGGTTCAGGAATTGAGCTGGAGTGGCTCCGGGCTTTCCTGCCAGCGTTTGAGCCGCGAGTAGAGAGTCGGCAGGGAAATGCCCAGTTCGCGGGCCGCCTGGCGCTTGTCCCCGGGGTGGCGCCGCAGGGCGTCAGCCACGGCCTGTCGTTCGGCGCGCTCGGTGATGGCCCGCAGTTCGGGCTGCTCCGCCACCATGGTGGGCCGGTCGGTGCCAATGGGTCGGCACAGCCGTTCGAGGGCCTGCCTGCGTTCCTGGCGTGACATCCGCACGAGCTGGCGCAAGCGAAACCGCAGTTCGCGGATGTTGCCCGGCCAGCTCCAGGCGGCCAGCAATGACTGGGACTCGGCGGAACAGAGGTCCTGGGCCCCGTCTCCATCGGGCAGCTCCAGCAGGAATGCCTGGCACAACAATGGAAGATCCTCGAGACGCTCGCGCAGCGCAGGCAGGCGCAATGGCTCACCCCCCATCCGGAACAGCAGATCCTGGCGGAAACCGTTGTCCAGCAAGCGGCTTTCTTCATTGGTGGCGGCCACCAGGCGAAAGTGGGCCTGGCGAGGTCGCGAATCCCCCACCCGATAGTACTCGCCACTCTCCAGCAGGCGCAGCAGCTTGGCCTGGAGGCCGGGAGGCATCGCTCCGAACTCATCCAGGAACAGTGTGCCGCCTTCGGCGCGCTCCACCAGCCCCCGCCGCTCGCGCGCTCCGGTGAAGGCACCCGCAGTGCAGCCGAACAATTCACTTTCGGCAAGGCTGAGCGGCAGACCCGCGCAATTCAGGCAGACCATGGCCGCACCCGAGCGGGGCGAGTGCTCATGCAGGTAACGGGCAGCCAGCTCCTTGCCGGTGCCACTCTCCCCGCTGAGCAGTACCGGATCGCCATGATGGGCGGCCCGGGACAGGCGCGCCAGCATGGATTGGAAAGCCGGCGAGCGCCCCAGCATGGCACCGTGGCGATAGCTTTCCACCAGCAGGCGACGGGCCAGCCGTCCGTGTTCCAGTCTGGGTGCACCCTCTTCCGCCAGGGTCTGCAGCAAGGTGCCCAGCGGAGCTTCGGCGGACTGGCAGGCGCTGGCTTCGGCCACAACGCGGGCCAGCTCGGGCGCCTTGCCCATCAGCAGCAGCGGGATCGCCCTCAGGATCAGCAGCAAGACACGGGCGTCGCCCCGCTGCCCCGCCACCTGCTGCTCCAGACGGTGTGCCAGCGTCTCGGCACTGCGGAAACGCCCGGCTGCCAGAAGCTCCGGTATTTCCAGAGCACGGGACAGACGCTCGCGCCAGACCCCGGGCTGGTTTCCGGAAGACCCGAGCAATCCCGGCAGTTCATGGGCAGGGTCGCTCAGCAGGGAGCGCAGCCTTGCGGCCCATTGCCGATCCGCGACGGCCCCCTCTTCCAACAGTGTCAGCAGGCGGTCCAGATCGTCCAGGCGCAGCCGCTCGAGGCAACCCAGAGCGCGCTCGCGCAATGCGGCCTGCAGGCTCTCCTCCGGAAAGGAGCCCAGCAGTGGATCACCGTGCGGAACACCTTCCGCACTGGCTTCGACCTCCCGCATGCATTCCGCGGCCAAGGGCAACCAATGTCGGCCGGGGCGCGCCCGCTCGATCCACTCCTGCTCCGCGATCACCGTGCCTCCCTGCCCTGTCCCGTGCGCCCTGCGGCCATTTCGCATCGTCGCCCAATCTGCCACCGGGCAACTGGCACAAACAGAGGGCCGAGCACAAGGCACGAAGAATCTGGCCTCGCGTGTGTGCGACTCTGGACATCCGGGCAAATCCGGCACGGTTCCACCCGTGGTTCCCCTCGTGACGGTTCCCTAAGTTGGCCCGCGTTGCGAACGGCCCCGATCCGATCCCAGCGCCAGGCAGGAATCCAGCATGTCCCACAACCAACTTCCGCCGGGCATTCCCGCCCGGGTCCACTTCTCCGGCATCGGGGGGGCTGGCATGAGCGCTCTGGCGATCGTGCTGGCCGAGGCGGGCTGCAGCGTCAGCGGCTCCGACCGCGATCGCACGCCCGTGACACAGGACCTGGAAGCCCGCGGTATCCGCATCACCACCGACCAGACCCGGGTGCCCCTGGAATGGAACCCCCAACTGGTGGTACGCACGGCGGCCATGCGCACGGATCACCCCGAAATCCTCTCGGCCCTCGCGGCCGGTCTGCCCGTGATCAAACGGGCCGAGCTGCTGGGCCTGTTCAGCGAATGCGCCCACAGCATCGCCGTGGCCGGCACACACGGCAAGACCACCGTGACGGCCATGCTGTCCTGGACACTGGATGCCTGCGGCCTGGAGCCGGGCTGGTTCATCGGCGCACGCCTGAACAGTCTGCCCCAGGGACGGCTGGGCGCGGGAAACTACCGCGTGCTGGAGGCCGACGAGTTCGACCGCTCCTTCCTGACCCTCAGCCCCGCACATCTGCTGGTGACACACCTGGACTGGGACCACGTGGACATCTACCCCCGCCCCGCAGACCTTTACTCGGCGATGGACCAGCTGGTGGCCCAGGTCCGTCTGGACCCGGTGATCCTGCAGGTCTCCGGCGAGCCCGCCGACCTGGCCTGGCGGCCCCGGAACAGACGCACCGTGCTCGTGGGCGAACACGCCGACTGCGACTACCGCCTGCAGTCCGGCAACGGGATCTGGAGCCTGGTCCGTCAGACGGCCGCAGGTGGCAGCCTGGAGTTCACGCCTCCCCTGCCCGGGCGTCACAACCGCCTGAATGCGGCCCAGTGCCTGGCCTGGATCTGGGAACACGAGAGCGTGCTGGGCATTCCCGTGAGCCGCGCGGCAGAAGCGCTGCAAGGATTCCACGGTCTGCTGCGGCGCTTCCAGACCGTCTGGCAGGGCAACGGGCGCCTGCTGCTGGATGACTACGCCCACCACCCCAGCGAGATCGCCGCCTTCATCCAGGCTGCACGCGAACTGGCACCCACGCGCCTGACCGTGATCCATCAACCGCATACCTACAGCCGGGTGCGGGCCTTCTGCCGTGAGACGGCCGAGGCACTGGCCGGGGCCGACCGCGTGATCACCTGGCCGGTCTTCGCCGCCCGTGAAGCCGCCGTGGACGGGGTGACCCATCGTTCCTTCCTGCCCTGGATGGAGAGTCATCCGGACGCCCGCGCGCTGGACACTCCCGACGAACTGCTGCAGCTGCTGGAAAACACCCGTCCCGGCGAGCTGGTGGCCACCGTGGGCGCGGGCGATTTGTACCGGCTGCACCGCGCGATCATTTCCGTGCTGGAAAGGGGACCCGCATGAGCATTGACTTCGCCAAGCTGAGCGCCAACGGCAACGACTTCGTGGCCATGGACAACCGCGAGGGACAGGTGCCCCTCGAGCGCCCCGGTCTGGTCGCCTGGCTGTGTGACCGCAGGCGCGGAGTGGGAGCCGATGGACTGCTGCTGGTGGAGCACGCCCAGGACGCGGACTTCCGCATGCGCATCTTCAACCCGGACGGCAGCGAGGCGGACATGTGCGGCAACGGGGCGCGAGCTTGCGCCGAATACGCCGCGACCCTGGGCATCGGAGGGCAGGAACTGACCTTCCAGACCAGGGCAGGACTGCAGCGGGTCAGACGCCAGCAGGGACAGAGCACGCTCTGGATCGGACGCATCGTCGAAGACCCGGGTCACCTGAAACGGCTGGAGGCGGATGCCCGTCTGGTGGCCAGCATTCAGCCCGCGCGCCTGCTGGGCTTCCTGCGGGTGGGAGTTCCGCATTGCGTGCTGGCCGTGAATGATCTGGGCACCTTTCCCATCGAACGCATCGGACCGGCCGTGCGCCATCATCCCAGTTTCGACCCCGAAGGCAGCAACGTGATCTTCGTGCAGCGTCTCGACTCGGGTCATGTGCGGGTGCGTGCCTGGGAGAAGGGCGTGGAGGGCGAGACCGAGGGCTGTGGCACGGGCTGCATCGCCGCCTGTGTGCTGCTGGCCCGGGCGGGCGTGGTGCAGTCACCCATTGACGCCAGCATGGCCGGCGGTGTGATGCGCGTGGGCGAAGATGAGCGGGGCTGGCATTTCTCGGGCGAGGTGCATCGCGCGTTCGAGGGCCGGCTGGATCTGCCCGGGTCACTTGGCTGAACGGTGCGGCCGGGGACCCTCAGTAGGCGCCTTCCTGGGCGGCCACCACTCCCAGAGTCTTGATCAGGATGCGCAGGTCCAGCCAGATCGTCCAGTTGCGGATGTAGTACATGTCCAGGCGCACCCGGTCCTCGAAGTCCAGGTCGCTGCGTCCGCTGACCTGCCAGAGGCCGGTCAGACCCGGGCGGATGCTCATGAAATTGCGCTGCCAGTGCCCGTACTTGTCGTACTCGACCTCGTTGATCGGGCGCGGCCCCACCAGCGACATGTCTCCCACCAGCACATTGATGATCTGGGGCAGCTCGTCCAGCGACCAGCGCCGCAGGAACGCGCCCACCCGCGTGATCCGTGGATCGTTCTTGAGCTTGCACTGGGCGGCCCACTCGGCGCGGGCGTTCTCGTCCTCGGCCAGCAACTTCTGCAACACGGCGTCGCTGTCGCGGACCATGGTGCGAAACTTGATCATGTAGATCCACTTCATGCCCCGTCCCCAGCGCCGGTGCCGGTAGATCGGCCAGCCGCGCGAATCCAGCGAGATCGCCAGACAGCACACCAGCAGCAAGGGCGCCAGCACCACCAGCCCCGCCAGCGATCCCAGCACGTCGATGGAACGCTTGACGAACTGGTTCATCGCGCTGCGCAGGTTCTGGTTGAAGTTGAGCACCATGCGCGAACCCAGATGGCTCACTTCCAGCTCGGCCAGTTCCAGCACGGCCACGTCGGGAAAGATCATCAGCTCGTCCACGCTGCCCATGCTGCGCTGCAGCAGCGTGTTCAAGCGGGCACGTTCCAGGTGCCCCGCGCAGATCAGCAGGCGTGAGGCACCGGTTTCCCGGATGATCCGGGGCAGATCGTCCAGCTGGCCCAGCACGGGCAGCGGCAGTTCGGCTCCGCTGAAGGGCGCACCCGCGACGATGCCACACACGCCCAGGCTTTCGCTGAGCGCCGAGATCTTGCGGCTCTGGAAGTACTCGCGAATGCCTTCTTCGCCCCCCAGCAGCAAGGTGCGCGTGGATCCGCCGGGACGCAGCACCAGGCGGGACTGCACGGCCATGTGGAACAGGGGCAGCAGCACGGCCGCCATCAGCCAGGCCAGGATCACGGTGCCACGGGGAAAGTCCAGGTCGATGCGGGCCAGAAACAGCAGGATCAGCAGCAGGGCTCCGGTCTTGAGCGCGGCCCGCACTCCGGCGAAGAATACGTCCCATGGATCACGGGCATCCAGACGGTAGAGCTGCTCCTGCCAGGCATTCACCAGCCAGAGCACCGCGCCAAAAAAGAAAACCCGCAGCAGGGCGGGGGCAGGGTCCGGTGCAAGCGCCGGCCCGTGTCCGGGCAGCAGAAGCGCGGGAACACGGGCCAGGCTGAAACATCCGAAAAGCAGCAGAACATCACTCGCGGCCAGCAGGGGGCGGGTGAAGGGTGATCGCCTCATTCAATCTCTTCCAATGCATGCTTCTTGATGCGGTAGCGCATCGTTTCGCGGCTGAGTCCCAGCAGGCGTGCAGCCCGTGAGACATTGTGGCGGGCCTTGTGCAGCGCCCGGGACAGCAGCACCTTTTCGAACTCCACGATCGAGAACCCGTCGTCGGGAATCTCGAAGTCGTAACCGATGCGCGTGCGTGAGCCATTGCTCTCGGCACCATTGGCCGGACTGGACGAGCGCCGCCGCCAGAGGTGCAGGTGCTCGGCATCGATCACATCGTCGGCCTCGATCAGCAGGGCCCGCTCGATGGCATTGCGCAGTTCGCGGATGTTGCCCGGCCAGTCCCAGTTGCGCAGAGCGTGAATCGCCTGGCTGGAGAAGCGGCAGACTTCGCGTTTGTGCTCGCGCCGGAAACGGTCCAGGAAGAACTGGGCCAGCGGCACGATGTCTTCCCGGCGCTCGCGCAGGGCGGGCAACTCGATGGTGATCACGTTCAAACGGAAGAACAGGTCCTCGCGAAAGGACTTCTCGGCGATCATGTCTTCCAGATCCTTGTGGGTGGCCGCCACGAAGCGGATATCCACGGGAATGGTGCGATCGCCGCCCACACGCCGGATCCGGCGCTCTTCCAGCACCCTCAGCAACTTGGCCTGCAGATTGAAGTCCATGTCGCCGATTTCGTCCAGAAAGAAAGTACCGCCCGAGGCCCGTTCGATCAATCCGATCTTCCGTTCCTTGGCGTCGGTGAACGAGCCTTTCTCGTGCCCGAACAGCTCCGATTCCAGCAGGTTGCTGGGAATGGCCGAGCAGTTGACCTCGATGAAGGGCTCCTCGCGGCGGTCCGAGTTGTAGTGGATCGCGCGGGCGAAGAGTTCCTTGCCCGTTCCGGTTTCGCCCTTGATGAACACGGTGTTGGCGCTGGAGCTGGCGACCTTCTTGGTCATTTCCAGAGTGCGCACCATGGCGGGAGAATTGCCGATGATGTTGCTGAAGTCGTATTCGTCGTCGTGGCGACTGACCAGTCCCGCCTGGTAACTGGTCTTCAGTTCGCGACGGATCTTGTTCACGATCAGGTGAAACTGCTCGGAGTGCACGGGCTTGAGCAGAAAGTCGAAAGCCCCGCGTTTCATCGCCTGCAGCACAGCGTCGCTGTTCACCTTTTCCGTCATCATGATGCAGCGCAGATCGGGCAGCACCTCGCGCGCGGACTCCAGCAACTGGTTGCCGCTCATGTCGGTGTTGCCCAGATCGATCACCATGACTTCGGGGGGAGAATTGCTGAGGGTGTCCAGCGCGGCCCGGCCGCTCTGGTAATTGCGGCAGGGATGTCCTTCCTCTTCCAGCAAGCGGCAGACGAGGTTCGCGTTCACCGGATCCGCATCAACGACCAGGAAGCTCAGGCTCATGATTCCTCACAGGCTTTCCAGGATGCTCAGGTAATTCTGGTAGCGCAGGGGAGAAATCCGGCCGGCTTCCACCGCGTCGGCAACTGCACAGCCCGGTTCCTCGGAATGACGGCAATTGGTGAATCGGCACCCGTCGGCTTCCCGGAGAATCTCCGGATAGCCCATCTGCACATCTTCCCGACTCACGCCCCAGAGGGAGAGCTCCTTGATGCCCGGAGTATCGACGACATGCCCCCCGAAATTGAAGCGGATCAGGCGGGCAGCGGTGGTGGTATGGGTTCCTTTTGAATTGTACTGGCTGATTCCGCGCACGGTCAGCCGCAGATCCGGATTGAGCGCGTTCAGCAGGGAACTCTTGCCCACCCCGGACTGCCCCGAGAGAACGGTCGTCCTGCCAGTCAGCAGCGAGCGCAGGCGATCCATTCCTTCGCCGGTCTCGGCGCTGGTAGCACACCAGGGCACGTCCAGTCCGCCGTAGAGCTCGGCGATTTCCTGGTAATGGCGATCGGGGTCCAGGTCCACCTTGTTGAAGCACAGCAGGCTGTCAAAGCCATTGACCGCGGCGGTCACCAGATAACGATCGATCAGACCCGGTTTGAGCCAGGGTTCCTGCACCGAGGCCACGATCAGGATCTGGTCGATGTTGGCCACCATCACCTGCTCCACCTCGCGGTGCAGCTTCGAGGAGCGTGAGAGCCGGTTGCGGCGGGGGCGCACCTCCACGATCACGCCTTCCTTCTCCTCCAGCACCACGAAGAGTACCTGGTCACCCACGGCCACCAGGGTGCTGTCTTCGTGGGGCGTTCTGGTGGTGCTGCGCGTGCGGCAGCCGATGGTGCTGCCGTCCTCACGCTCCACCAGGAAGGTGTTGCGGCGGTAAGCCACCACCCGGCCGGGCTCGCCCGTGCTTTCCTCGGGCAGCACGATGGCCTTGTCGCGCACCCGGCGGCTCAGCATCTCGTCGGCGTGGTGCTCGCTGTCCTCAACGCTCAGCTCTTCGCTGCCCTGCTCGAGCGCCCGGGCCTTGCGGGCCTGGCGGCGTTCCTCGTGGCGGTCCAGTTCATCCAGCTTGCGGCTCTGTTTCCGCTTCTGGGTCCACATGTTGCGTGACATGCATTCTCGGGATTTGGGACGGTGGCGCCGGGTCCGCGCCCGGTCCGGTGAGGGGCGCGCCGCGGCTGCGTCAAACTTGTGGCATTCGGGGTGAAGAAGAAACCGATTCCTTGGCAGGTCGGGGATGGGTCAGGCTGGTGGAAGCGGGGGCTCAGGCCTCACCCAGTTCCTCGAGAAACTGGCGGGCTTCGCCACGGCCGCGGCGTTCGGAGACCAGCACCAGCAGCAGCAGGCCCAGCACGAAGAAGACCAGCAGGCTGACGATGCCCGTGCGCATGTCGCCCGTGATCCAGGTGACCACTCCGAAGGTCAGCATGCCCAGAATGTTGGCCAGACGCCCGCTCATGGTGAAGAAGCCGAAGAACTCGCTCTCCATGCCTTCGGGCAGAATCACCGACTGCAGGCTGCGTGACACACCCTGACTGCCGCCCATGGCCACTCCGGCCAGAATGCCCAGCAACCAGAATTCCTGGATGGGAGTCCAGATCACCCCCAGGAACCAGGCCCAGACCAGTACCAGCACCCAGACCGATAGCGAGATCGCCAGCGACCGCCGGTTGCTGAAACGGTCGGCCAACCAGCCGAAGAGCATCGCGCCCACCAGGGCCGTGCCCTGGATCACCAGAAAGAACAGCACCAGCTGTTGCTGCTGCATGCCCAGTTCCACCGCACCGAAGATCGAAGTCAGCCGGATCACGGTCTCGATGCCCGTGCCATAGATCAGATAGGCCAGCAGGAACCAGCGCAGGGTGTGCAGACGGCGCATGTGCTTGAGGCTGTGCCACACCCGCCTGAAGCCGATCTTGAGATACCCACCGAGCTCGCCCGCGCGCCGGGGACGAGGTTCCTTGCGCGGCAGCCAGAGGAAGGTCGGTATCGCGAAGATCAGCCACCAGAGCGAGGTCAGCGCAAAACTCCAGCGAAAGTCGAACTGGGGCCACTGGCTCTTGAGCACGAAGATCAGCACCAGCAGCAGCCCGCCGCCCAGGTAGCCTGCGGCATATCCCAGACCGGACACGCGCCCTTCGGTGCCGCGCTCGCTCACCTCGGGCAGGAAGGCGTCGTAGAACACGCTGCCGCCGGCGAAGCCCAGATTGCTCAGGATGAACAGCACGCTCACGATGAGCAGATCACCCGCCCCGAAGAAGCTGATCCAACCGGTACTCAGCACACCCATCATCCAGGCGATGGCCAGGTAGCGCCGCTTGCGCCCCGAGAAATCCGCCAGGGCACCCAGCAGGGGCGAGGCCACGGCCACCAGGACAAGCGCGATGGAATTGACGAAACTGAACACGGTCACCCCGGGTACCGTGACCGTGCGCCCGAAGAGATGGAGCACCGTGCCTGCCTCGCCACCGGCAATCACTTCGGCGAACCAGACGTTGAAGATGACCGCGAGGATCACCACCGCATAGGCGCTGTTGGCAAAGTCGTACATCACCCAGCCGGTCACCGGGCGATTGATCAGCATGCGGGGGACGGGGAGCGGACGCTCGGGAGCGATGGCACCGGGAGGGATCATCGAGCGCTCCGGGAGGCGCGGGAAAGACCCGTTCTCACTTGCGCCGGACCATCAGGTTCTGCAGGGTCTGGGCCAGTTTTGCCGGGTCGTGCACCGGATTCAGCTTGCCGTCCACGGCCAGGCTGATCGCCCCCGTTTCCTCGGACACCACCACCACCACCGCATCGGATTCTTCGGTGACACCAATGGCCGCCCGGTGGCGCGTGCCCATGGTCACGTCCAGATTGGGGTTGGTCGACAGGGGCAGCAGACATTTGGCCGCCTGGATGATCGAGCCGGAAATCATCACCGCGCCGTCGTGCAGCGGTGTCCGCGGGAAGAAGATGGTCACCAGGGTTTCCTTGGTGAGCTCGGCCTGCAGTTTCACCCCGGTTTCCTGGATGGCGCGCAGGCCCACATCGCGAATCAGCACGAAGAGGCCCCCGTACTGGCGCTTGGACAGATCCTGGGCCGCTTCGGCAACCGTTTCGTAGAGGCCCGAGGAACGAATCTGGAAGATGCGCGAGAAGATGGGGCTGTTGCCCATCTGGATCAGAAAGCGACGCAATTCGGGCTGGAACAGAATCACGATGGCAATGGCCCACACCGTGGTGAACTCGCGGAAGATCAGCGAGACCAGGGTCAGATCCAGCAGCTGCACCACGACGTACACGAAGAACAGCAGCAGCATGCCCACGAACATCGGGATGGCGCGCGTGCCCTTCATCATCCGGTAGACCTGGTAGAACAGCGTACTGACCAGGAGAATGTCCACCAGATCGCGCCAGTCGATCTGCAGGATGGTCCAGGTATCTCTCATCACAGGCGGCTCTTCCCTCGGGTGGGCGTGAATTCCTGCAGGTACCAGGGCTCCAGCAGGCTCGCGTCCTCGGGGCCCTTCAATCGGTATCGGTCCTGGCCCAGGCGGTTCATCCAGTCCAGCGACAGGCGGTTGGCCGGATCATCGGCCAGAAACACACCCCGGGGTGCGCTGCGGGCATGGGCGCGCAAATCGTGAACCGCGGGTCCCACCACCAGGGCATCGTCGGGCAGAGTCTCCAGAAACTCATCGAATGAGTGCCGACTGAAGTCCTGCAGCCGCTGGCAGAAAAAATCCTGGCGCCTGTGCAGTGCGGTGTACAATTCCCCACGCCGGGCGCCCACCACCGGGGCCACCACTCCACTCAGGCAGGGGGCCTGCTGGGCCAGCACCTCCAATGTATTCAGCGGTACCAGCGGAATGCCATGCCGGAAGGCCAGCCCCTTGGCACTGGCCAGCCCGACCCGCAGTCCGGTGAAAGAACCGGGACCATTGGCAAGGATGATCAATTCCAGATCGGAAGCGGCCAGGCCCTGGTTGGCCAGCATCTCGCGCAGGTCGGGAATCAGGCGCGAACCGGCCTTCAGGGCTGAGCCCCAGCTGCGCTCCTCCAGCAGGCCATTGTGGTGCAGGGCCAGTCCTCCGCCGGGTGTGGCCGTGTCGATGACCAGGGCCAGCCGGTCGGGCAGGGGAAGATGCGGGTCTGGGCTGTGCATGAACTGGGCTCCAGCA is a window encoding:
- a CDS encoding TIGR00159 family protein yields the protein MRDTWTILQIDWRDLVDILLVSTLFYQVYRMMKGTRAIPMFVGMLLLFFVYVVVQLLDLTLVSLIFREFTTVWAIAIVILFQPELRRFLIQMGNSPIFSRIFQIRSSGLYETVAEAAQDLSKRQYGGLFVLIRDVGLRAIQETGVKLQAELTKETLVTIFFPRTPLHDGAVMISGSIIQAAKCLLPLSTNPNLDVTMGTRHRAAIGVTEESDAVVVVVSEETGAISLAVDGKLNPVHDPAKLAQTLQNLMVRRK
- the tsaB gene encoding tRNA (adenosine(37)-N6)-threonylcarbamoyltransferase complex dimerization subunit type 1 TsaB; this encodes MHSPDPHLPLPDRLALVIDTATPGGGLALHHNGLLEERSWGSALKAGSRLIPDLREMLANQGLAASDLELIILANGPGSFTGLRVGLASAKGLAFRHGIPLVPLNTLEVLAQQAPCLSGVVAPVVGARRGELYTALHRRQDFFCQRLQDFSRHSFDEFLETLPDDALVVGPAVHDLRAHARSAPRGVFLADDPANRLSLDWMNRLGQDRYRLKGPEDASLLEPWYLQEFTPTRGKSRL